From Candidatus Cloacimonadota bacterium, one genomic window encodes:
- a CDS encoding four helix bundle protein yields MKDISDLRICRELLDFSNYIWKICIKWDFLAQKTVGIQLIRAVDSISANIAEGFGRFHYNENLHFCYYARGSLEETKDWLRKAFVPKLIPESEKDNISEFLP; encoded by the coding sequence ATGAAAGATATTTCAGATCTAAGGATTTGTAGAGAACTTTTAGATTTCTCAAATTATATATGGAAAATTTGTATTAAATGGGATTTTCTTGCTCAAAAAACTGTTGGCATTCAATTGATAAGGGCAGTTGATTCTATTTCAGCAAACATTGCTGAGGGATTTGGACGATTCCATTATAATGAGAATTTACATTTTTGTTATTATGCCAGAGGTTCGTTAGAAGAAACTAAAGATTGGCTCCGAAAAGCATTTGTTCCCAAATTAATTCCAGAATCTGAAAAAGATAATATTTCTGAATTCCTGCCTTAA